A segment of the Capnocytophaga sp. ARDL2 genome:
TCAGCAGCAAATCGTACAGTAATTTTGGAAAAATAGAAAGCGTAACGGATACCAACGGCAACCAATTTTTCTATGATTACGATGCGATGCAACGATTGGTTTTGTTCAAAGGACCATATCACAATGAAAAAACGATTGAACATGAGTACGGTCGCACGGTGCAAAATATACCTTATGCTGTAACCAAACATTATATTACCGACAATCAACATGCACAAAATGCACCGCAACAAATCGTGCATACAGTCAGTTTTTCGGATGGATTGGGTCGCATTATTCAAACCAAAAAACAATTAGACACACCGCAGGAATGTGTAGGTGGCAATGGCTATTGGTTGGAGGTTTCGGGCAAACAATTGTACGATGCCTTGGGACGAGTAACCGCTTCGTATCTGAGTAAAGAGGAGAAAAATTGTCAAGGAGATTTTAATACTCAACTGCGATTGTACAGCGATTTGACACACAACAATCAAGAAAAAACAACCGTTGCTTACGATGCCCTCGACCGACCGCTCTTGCAGACCGTTGTAGGCTTGGATGCTGTAACTTCGTATATTTATGGCAAGGACAACGCTACCCAAACGGCAACGACCCAAGTCATATTGCCAGAAGGCAACCAAACCACGACTTATACAGACCGCCGAGGACACACTGTGCAATCGGTGCAGTACAACAGTGATACAAACGAGGCTTTAGCCACACAATTTGCTTACAATGCCTTGGGCGAATTGCTACAAGTAACCGATGCCGAAGGACATCATACAAAATATCAGTACAATAAATTGGGACAAAAAACTCAGACGATACATCCTGATAGCGGTACAACCAAGTTTGAATACAATCTCGACGGTTCGTTGCGACGCATGGCAAACGAAAAACTCAACCACAACAACCAGTGGATCAATTATTCGTACAACAAAAATCAGTTGATACAAGTACAGTATCCGTCGCATACAGTATCGTATGAATACGGAACCGCGAGTGATTTGGGCAACGGACAAAACCGAGTAGGACGTTTGAAAAAAGTAACGGATTTGACGGGTACTCGAGAGTTTTCGTACGGAAAATTGGGAGAAATCACGCAAGATTACCGAGTGTTGCAATCGCAAAACGGAGTGATGCAATTCTACACCAGGACCCAAACCGACTCGTGGGGGCGTGTGTTGGAGATGACTTACCCTGACGGAGAAAAATTATTTTACGAATACAATACAATAGGACAATTAAAAAAGATAAAGAATTCAAATAATTATGTATATTTGAGGCACGTACTTTATACGTTTTTCGGCGAAGCCAAAGAGATAGAATACGGTAACAAAGTAAAAACCCAAAACGATTTTGATACCATGCGACGTTTGCGTACGATGCGATTGCGAAGACCGAGTAACCACATTTTTTCAAATGTGCAGTACGATTATGACCGCAACCAAAACATTGTGCGACAACGAAATACGGTATCACAGCACAACAATTTGCATTTGGGAGGCGTGAGCGATAAGCAATACCAATACGACAAATACAATCGTTTGTCGAGAGCCATAGGTACATTTACAGGATTTAAGGAAGAGCAAAACTATGATTTGACAATGAGCTACAACGCGACTCATAGTATTGTAAACAAAAACCAGACACACAATGTAACGCTGAATCAAGTACCACAAAATTCGGTGCATAATTATCAAGCGGAGTATTTTTACGATGATGATACACACCCTCACGCACCGTCATTGTTGCAATACCAAGACGGAAAAAGTATTAAATTGAGTTATGATGCCAACGGTAATTTAGAGCATATACAATCAGACAAGGATTTGGTTGTTGTAGGCAATAGAGATTTTGAATGGGACGAGCAAAACCGTTTGTTGTCTGTGGTGGACAATGGCGGACAGCAGATCAGTCATTATGTATATGACCACACAGGCGAGCGAACGTTTAAGTCAGAGCAAGGACTTAGTTTGGCAAATGTATCAGGACAGCAAGCGTATGAAGTATCAGATATGACAAACTATACGCTGTATCCATCAGGCTTTGTCACGGTAAATCCGGAGCGAAATGAATATACCAAACATTATTACAACAACGGCAAGCGATTGGCAAGTCGTTTGATGACTCTACAAGGGCAGTTTGCACAAAACACCCCTCAAGCGATGAGTATGCAGGCGATGTCGGCAACGCAAAGCCCACAAAACTGTCAGCAACAGTTGGATGCGATTATGCAATACCTTGCCAACGACCCTGCGATGGCAGATTGTTTGACAGCGGTACAAAACATCAATGCAGACCCATCTTATCAAAATGCTTGTGATAAACTCTATGCCGTAAACGCATTAAACTGCTCACCCGCAGATGTGATTGATGTGGTGATTACAGACCCTGTGTACACCCCAGAGGAAATCAGTGAGTTGGATTGTATTAATGCGATATATCAATTGTTTTATTTGTCTGTATATAAAAGCAGTAGTACCTATTGGTTGAATGCAGATGTAAAACGCTGTTATAGCCAAATAAAAGGTATAATCATGAAATATTTTATAACACCAGAACCACAACGAATGGATCCTTGTGAGTTTTGGGAGTATTTACAACAATTTTTACCGTGTGAACCTACGCCAACAATTCAAGAGCCAGTTCCAACACCAACAGAGCCAATTACGTATGAACCACCTGTAATGACACAACCTACTCCAATTGTAGGTTTCGAACCTGTTGAGCAAAGTATTGACAAGGTGTATTACTACCACAGCGATCACTTAAATTCAAGTACTTATGTAACCGACAACAACGGCAGACCGGTAGCATATTATGACTACTTACCGTTTGGAGAGGTAGCTGTAGAGCATAATCAAACCACTAACTTCAATAATGGGTATAAATTCAACGCTAAAGAACTAGACCAAGCCACGGGTATGAGTTATTACGGAGCGAGGTATTATGATTCGAGGTTGTCGGTTTTTGTGAGTGTGGATCCGTTGGTGGAGAATTATCCTAACGAAAGTCCATACATATATACAGGTAATAATCCTGTTAATTTTGTTGATCCAGACGGAAGATGTTATACACGAGCTAGTAATGGAGAATACGTCCCTTGTGCACCTCCAATAAAAGATGTTACTTTTGCTGCCAAATTAGAATCCTCAAAACCTATATTTACATACAATTATGGAGCAAAACAAACAGATGCTTTTGGTAATGATTGGACTTTTACAAAAAATAACTCTTGGGAGTTAGTTAATGCAAATCCTAATCCGGATTATTCTCAAAAAGTTGCAATAGCACCTACAGGTGATGCGAGTTATTATGAGCAACGGTATAAAGCTCATATTGAATCATATGGCACAACTCCACCAGATTATTATTTGTCATATGGTCATAAGTATGCCAATAAGTTCACTAAAGAATTAAGAAACGAATTATCTGATGCAGGTAAAAAATGGATAGATCAGACTGTTACAGAGCTACAAAAACAAATGGAAAATTTTATAAAGAATGACTCTTATATTCAAAGTAATAATGATGCTTTCAGAACAAAAGCTTTTGATACTCACGTTCCGTCTTATATAAAAGGTGGATTACTGAAGAATTTACCATTTTCAGATAAATTCAAAATTGGGACTACTCCGGATTTAAAAGATTTAACAAGTCCTGATGGTATGAGACAAGTAAGGCAAATTATCCCTAAAATTTTCTGATTTATGAAACAGCTGATTTTGTTAATGTGTTTAATAACAAGTATTTCTTGTTCTGAAGAAAAAAATGATAAAATGATTTATGAAAATGTTGAAATATTTGTAAAAGAGAATGGTAGTTTTGAAGATTTTTTTGTTATAGATGATGAGTTTTATATCTTGACGAATAAATCTACATATGTGTATTCTGAACCTAAAGACAGGTACATAGAAACTGATGTTAAAGTCAAATTATTTTCAAAAGGAATAAATGAATCTTATGATAAACTAGAATTTATAACAGAATTTAATGAGGTAAATTCAGCTAGATTTTTACCACAGATGGATAATACTTCCATATGCTTTTTTACTCGTGATCTTAATTATGGAAAATCAGATACATTTTATAAATATTCGTCAGGGATTATCACCAAACTTTTTGAACACGAGAATCATATAGTTTGGTATGATGCAGTGCAAAATTTATTTTATGATGGTTATAGCCTTTATAAAGTTCAGGGTAATGAAAAAATAAAACTAACTGAAAAATCCACAAATAGCTCTTATCAGTTGTTTGGAGAAAAGATATACAAGCTCTCTGAAAAAGGAGGTATTATGCAATTGGAAGAACTTGATGCATCATTAGAGACAAAAAAAATAATATTCTCTACAGATAAAAAGTTAAATCTTGATTTTAGAATTTCAGATAGTGTAACGTTCTATTTTTTACAAGGAACTACTGAAGGTAAAATTAATCTTGTCCAATATCGTAAAAATTCATTTACAACCCTAATGGATAATATAGACAACATATCAGATGATGGATTTTATGTATATAAAGATTTAATAGGGCTTATAACGTATAAAGTTGACGAAAGTATGCTTGGAGGTTTTGGAGGGACACGAAAAAGTGTTATTTACTCAAAAGACGCAGGCAAAGTATTTAATGAGTTAAATTTAGAGAAAGGAACATTAGTGCCTCCATATATTTTTTACAAAGACAGTCTTTTTGTAGGAAATTTAGGTAATGGTATACTTGCAAAAGCAAATTTATAGATTTATAACAAAAAAACGCCAAGCTGTAAGCCTGGCGGAGTGAATTTCTTTGAATATCGATAGGATGTTAGCCGTTTGCCTTTCATTAAAAAAAACATTTTTTATTTTGCTAAAAATCATTACATTTACCTCGTTGTTTAGATAAAATAAAAAGTTTGTGAAAGATAAGTTTGTAAGTCTCGAACCTGTACAGCCCCCACTCGATAGAGTGTATTACTACCACGGCGACCACTTAAATTCAAGTACTTATGTAACCGACGACAACGGACGACCTGTTGCGTATTATGATTATTTGCCGTTTGGAGAGGTAGCTGTGGAGCACAACCAAACTACCAATTTCAACAACGGATATAAATTCAACGGCAAAGAACTCGACGAAACAACAGGGATGAGTTACTATGGAGCGAGGTATTATGATTCGAGGTTGAGTGTTTTTATAAGTGTTGACCCGTTAGCGGAGAAAATGCCAAGCTGGTCGCCGTATCGTTATGGGTTTAATAACCCAATCCGATATACCGACCCAACGGGAATGTTTGAGGTAGATGGTGAGTATGAAATTACTCACGATAAAAATGGTAAAGAAGTCAGAACAAAAGTTTCAAATTTAGGAGATGATGTTGGCATAGATTTTAATCATCATTTAGATGGGGATAGAAAAGGTCAAACCGAAATTGTAAATACAAAGAATGGGTTTACCAATTGGATTGCTGATTCACGTTTTATGAGAGGTTATACTCAAAGAGACGAGAGTATTAATTGGAAATCTGTTTATGACGAGTGGCAGTCAGGTACTGGACCAGAAAACAGTTTGTTTTTTGGTAGAGATAATAATATGATTAAAGATATTAGAAAAAGTAATCTTTATCACGGAGCAAGAAATGATTATTTAAAAGCTAAAAGCTTGGGATTTTGATAATAAGATTTCAAAAAAATACATTCCAATAGATTTTGGACTTTCTGGATTGTTGCTTTCAGGAACTAATATGACTATGCAAATGATGGGTTCAGGAGGTGTGAGTTTTTATGATATTGGGAACCATCAAAGATTGGTAATGATAACAGACCAAAAATCCAAAGAATCTTTTTATTATCATTTACCGTGGATTAAAAATATTAGTAGAAATAATGGATGTATTTGTATACAACCAAAACAAAGTACAACAAATCAAACATATATTTGGATTGATAATAATGTTGAACCGTGATGAAAAAGGAAAATGTTTGTTTCTTAGTAGCTATCTTTTTTACAACAATATCTTGTAAAACGTCAGAAAGTAATCTTATAGGAATTTATATTAAAAATCCTAGTGAGAACACCATAGACACTTTGTTTTTGTATGAAAATCATAAATATAAACAAGTGATTTATTATAAAACAGGTGAATTATTTGGTGTAAATGAAAATAACTGGAGATTAAATGGGGATAAAATTGACTTTATGAATTTGTATTTAAATTATGACTTAGATTTAAGTAATTATACCAAGCCTGAAAATGGAATTATAGGAGAAACATTACTTATGACGAGTTTGCTTCCTTTTTCAAATGGAAAGATTATAATTGATAAAGACCGGAAAGTATTTTATTTTAAAAAGTCTAAATTGTAACCAAAATCGCCAAATTTTATCTTACCAAGCATTATTACAACAACGGTAAGCGATTGGCAAGTCGTTTGATGACTCTACAAGGGCAATTTGTCTCTCAAAATCAGATGCAACCACAGGCGATGAGTATGCAGGCGATGTCGGCTACTCAAAGCCCACAAAACTGTCAGCAACAGTTGGATGCGATTATGCAATACCTTGCCAACGACCCTGCGATGGCAGATTGTTTGACAGCGGTACAAAACATCAATGCAGACCCATCTTATCAAAATGCTTGTGATAAACTCTATGCCGTAAACGCATTAAACTGCTCACCAGCAGATGTGATTGATGTGGTGATTACAGACCCTGTGTACACCCCA
Coding sequences within it:
- a CDS encoding RHS repeat-associated core domain-containing protein, encoding MGYAFTPNVNDRFNADFHLAVTGSETISEQKTQFYDINGDGLVDFVSNKQVFINTGTGFATSGMQLPDFEKNTTVQIGWMTNLSVLFPVSVFGITIKFGGGGGYSRSSSFHSEKIRLMDFDGDGFVDVLYSDKEERLKVRLSNIRRTNLLKKVSNPTGSSFIMDYATTGSTYKMPFKKWVLSSVDIHDGFVGDGANVQRQRFEYQNGFKDRRERKFLGFGEIKTHQLGDNEQVYRTQTQEFVLNQLTDTEATEPSMSGKVRKYQYIGQLPWKSSLKDASGRVINEQITDYRLVSLTANQPMGNFNTTEASTQNFGDKSRILPLVKTLTQKTHHFEGMSNDFITHTQSTQFQRYDRYAQPLQVKLVEDNLDVRILYHTINNSSKYLVSIPRQHRILHNNQVLRKSDTTIDAVGNIRSISRDRLDGQQAITNYEYNTFGLLTKVTLPKQTANSPESSRMFYSYIYDPKYYQFVSQVTDAHGYISSKSYSNFGKIESVTDTNGNQFFYDYDAMQRLVLFKGPYHNEKTIEHEYGRTVQNIPYAVTKHYITDNQHAQNAPQQIVHTVSFSDGLGRIIQTKKQLDTPQECVGGNGYWLEVSGKQLYDALGRVTASYLSKEEKNCQGDFNTQLRLYSDLTHNNQEKTTVAYDALDRPLLQTVVGLDAVTSYIYGKDNATQTATTQVILPEGNQTTTYTDRRGHTVQSVQYNSDTNEALATQFAYNALGELLQVTDAEGHHTKYQYNKLGQKTQTIHPDSGTTKFEYNLDGSLRRMANEKLNHNNQWINYSYNKNQLIQVQYPSHTVSYEYGTASDLGNGQNRVGRLKKVTDLTGTREFSYGKLGEITQDYRVLQSQNGVMQFYTRTQTDSWGRVLEMTYPDGEKLFYEYNTIGQLKKIKNSNNYVYLRHVLYTFFGEAKEIEYGNKVKTQNDFDTMRRLRTMRLRRPSNHIFSNVQYDYDRNQNIVRQRNTVSQHNNLHLGGVSDKQYQYDKYNRLSRAIGTFTGFKEEQNYDLTMSYNATHSIVNKNQTHNVTLNQVPQNSVHNYQAEYFYDDDTHPHAPSLLQYQDGKSIKLSYDANGNLEHIQSDKDLVVVGNRDFEWDEQNRLLSVVDNGGQQISHYVYDHTGERTFKSEQGLSLANVSGQQAYEVSDMTNYTLYPSGFVTVNPERNEYTKHYYNNGKRLASRLMTLQGQFAQNTPQAMSMQAMSATQSPQNCQQQLDAIMQYLANDPAMADCLTAVQNINADPSYQNACDKLYAVNALNCSPADVIDVVITDPVYTPEEISELDCINAIYQLFYLSVYKSSSTYWLNADVKRCYSQIKGIIMKYFITPEPQRMDPCEFWEYLQQFLPCEPTPTIQEPVPTPTEPITYEPPVMTQPTPIVGFEPVEQSIDKVYYYHSDHLNSSTYVTDNNGRPVAYYDYLPFGEVAVEHNQTTNFNNGYKFNAKELDQATGMSYYGARYYDSRLSVFVSVDPLVENYPNESPYIYTGNNPVNFVDPDGRCYTRASNGEYVPCAPPIKDVTFAAKLESSKPIFTYNYGAKQTDAFGNDWTFTKNNSWELVNANPNPDYSQKVAIAPTGDASYYEQRYKAHIESYGTTPPDYYLSYGHKYANKFTKELRNELSDAGKKWIDQTVTELQKQMENFIKNDSYIQSNNDAFRTKAFDTHVPSYIKGGLLKNLPFSDKFKIGTTPDLKDLTSPDGMRQVRQIIPKIF
- a CDS encoding RHS repeat domain-containing protein; amino-acid sequence: MKDKFVSLEPVQPPLDRVYYYHGDHLNSSTYVTDDNGRPVAYYDYLPFGEVAVEHNQTTNFNNGYKFNGKELDETTGMSYYGARYYDSRLSVFISVDPLAEKMPSWSPYRYGFNNPIRYTDPTGMFEVDGEYEITHDKNGKEVRTKVSNLGDDVGIDFNHHLDGDRKGQTEIVNTKNGFTNWIADSRFMRGYTQRDESINWKSVYDEWQSGTGPENSLFFGRDNNMIKDIRKSNLYHGARNDYLKAKSLGF